One part of the Methanobacteriaceae archaeon genome encodes these proteins:
- the argB gene encoding acetylglutamate kinase, with protein sequence MKDIDVLIEALPYIKKFHDKKILIKYGGHAMVDEEAKSSTARDTVLLKYVGMKPLIVHGGGPEISKSMDKLGKESKFIKGLRVTDEETMEIIEMVLVGKISTEIVSELIKHDGKAISLSGKDSSLIFAHKKGASKIDEEIVDLGLVGEVDCVNTDLLNMFLENDYIPVISPVGIAEDGTSLNLNADTAAGEVASAVDAEKLIILTDVPGVLRDPSDPTSLIQKIRVDEIPSLIEEGIISGGMIPKIETCVNAINNGVKSCHIIDGRKKHSLLLEIFTTNGIGTMIFK encoded by the coding sequence ATGAAAGATATAGATGTTTTAATTGAAGCTTTACCATATATTAAGAAGTTTCATGATAAAAAAATTTTAATTAAGTATGGTGGACATGCGATGGTTGATGAAGAAGCTAAGTCATCTACTGCTCGTGATACTGTTTTACTTAAATATGTTGGGATGAAACCATTAATTGTACATGGTGGAGGTCCTGAAATATCAAAATCTATGGATAAGCTGGGAAAAGAATCTAAATTTATTAAAGGTTTAAGAGTTACTGATGAAGAAACTATGGAAATTATTGAAATGGTTTTAGTTGGTAAAATATCTACTGAAATTGTATCAGAACTTATTAAACACGACGGTAAGGCAATAAGTTTATCTGGTAAAGATTCAAGTTTAATATTTGCACATAAAAAAGGCGCAAGTAAAATTGATGAGGAAATTGTTGATTTAGGTCTTGTAGGTGAAGTTGACTGTGTAAATACTGATTTATTAAACATGTTTTTAGAAAATGATTACATTCCTGTAATCTCACCAGTAGGTATTGCTGAAGATGGTACTAGTCTTAACTTAAATGCAGATACTGCTGCAGGTGAAGTTGCAAGTGCTGTTGATGCTGAAAAATTAATTATTTTAACTGATGTTCCAGGTGTTTTAAGAGATCCGTCAGATCCAACATCTTTGATTCAAAAAATTAGGGTTGATGAGATTCCTTCACTTATTGAAGAAGGAATTATCTCTGGTGGTATGATTCCAAAAATAGAAACCTGTGTGAATGCTATTAATAATGGTGTTAAATCCTGTCATATTATTGATGGTCGTAAGAAACACTCATTACTTTTAGAAATATTCACTACAAATGGTATTGGAACTATGATTTTTAAATAA
- a CDS encoding phosphate uptake regulator PhoU gives MDNEYPNITFENRMRKIENDIKQLGDLAIKSNEEVISLINAPDETLYEAIAKRSGEIDLKAVNLERDCITFMATEKPVAHDLIFVESSIRIISHIKRIGRLLMKISQSLKNIQDIEIPEKTKTDLDSIAKYVKGMLEKSIEAFLNEDIQKARELTIDDDEVDDLYDSILEQSMIMIENSKSVPKFMDLIMIARNFERIADKTVNIGSRIVFMQTLKRPDIEQ, from the coding sequence ATGGATAATGAATACCCAAACATTACATTTGAAAACAGAATGAGAAAAATTGAAAATGACATTAAACAATTAGGAGATTTAGCTATTAAATCTAATGAGGAAGTTATTAGTTTGATTAATGCTCCTGATGAAACATTATATGAAGCTATTGCAAAAAGGTCCGGTGAAATTGATCTTAAAGCAGTCAATTTAGAAAGAGACTGTATTACATTTATGGCAACAGAAAAACCTGTAGCTCACGATTTAATATTTGTTGAGTCTTCAATTAGAATTATAAGTCACATTAAAAGAATTGGTCGTTTATTAATGAAAATCTCCCAATCCCTTAAAAACATCCAAGATATTGAAATCCCTGAAAAAACAAAAACAGACTTAGATTCTATTGCAAAATATGTTAAAGGCATGCTTGAAAAATCAATTGAAGCATTCTTAAATGAAGACATCCAAAAAGCAAGAGAATTAACAATTGATGATGATGAAGTTGATGATTTGTATGACTCAATTTTAGAACAATCCATGATAATGATTGAAAACAGCAAATCTGTTCCTAAATTCATGGATCTTATCATGATTGCAAGAAACTTTGAGAGAATTGCAGATAAAACAGTAAATATCGGTTCTAGAATTGTATTTATGCAAACTTTAAAAAGACCTGATATTGAACAATAA
- the pstB gene encoding phosphate ABC transporter ATP-binding protein PstB, with protein MDKITVKNFNTYFGDNQILKNINTNIPENSVTALIGPSGCGKSTFLRSINRMNDLISTFSCKGNILIDGKDVYDSDVDVVELRKNVGMVFQKANPFPKSIFENVAYGLRIHGIDDEDYIEKRVIESLKASAIWDEVKDKLDQSAMGLSGGQQQRLCIARTIANNPKVILMDEPCSALDPISTLKIEDLIHDLKKDYTIIIVTHNMQQASRVSDYTSFFLNGEIIETGKTEELFINPKEEKTEEYITGRFG; from the coding sequence ATGGATAAAATCACAGTTAAGAATTTTAACACCTATTTTGGTGATAATCAAATTTTAAAAAATATAAATACGAACATACCGGAAAACTCTGTAACAGCATTAATTGGACCTTCCGGTTGTGGTAAATCAACATTTTTAAGATCAATCAACAGGATGAATGACTTAATTTCAACATTCAGCTGCAAAGGAAATATCCTCATTGACGGTAAAGATGTATATGACTCAGATGTTGATGTTGTAGAATTAAGAAAAAATGTAGGTATGGTATTTCAAAAAGCAAATCCATTTCCAAAATCAATATTTGAAAACGTAGCATATGGATTGAGGATTCACGGAATCGATGATGAAGATTACATTGAAAAAAGAGTAATAGAATCCTTAAAAGCATCAGCTATCTGGGATGAAGTAAAAGACAAGCTTGATCAATCTGCAATGGGATTATCTGGAGGTCAGCAACAAAGATTATGTATTGCAAGAACAATTGCAAACAATCCAAAAGTTATTTTAATGGACGAGCCATGTTCTGCTCTTGACCCTATTTCAACCCTTAAAATTGAAGATTTAATCCATGATCTTAAAAAAGATTATACAATTATTATTGTAACCCACAACATGCAACAAGCTTCAAGAGTATCAGATTATACCTCCTTTTTCTTAAATGGGGAAATAATTGAAACAGGTAAAACAGAAGAACTATTCATCAATCCTAAAGAAGAAAAAACTGAAGAATACATTACTGGAAGATTTGGATAA
- the pstA gene encoding phosphate ABC transporter permease PstA: MKFDFISAKTSQKIMNNVFKLSGVLTLSILVIILGYIIINGIQVCNLEFIFGEVVDSGKSGGIFPMIISSLYVTFIAILIATPLGVGAAIYMVEYSKNGLLSRLIRFGAETLASIPSIVYGLFGLSFFVIFLGLGWSVLSAGLVLAIMAIPTIFQVAEVSLSSVPIQYKEGSYGLGATKWQTIARVILPAAIPGIVTGVILAITRAISEAAAVMYAVGSATSIPISMFDPGRPLPLHLYVLATEGVSLPNAYGTATVLVLIVLVITFLTNYYVNRYQKKMMGN, translated from the coding sequence ATGAAATTTGATTTCATTAGCGCTAAAACTTCCCAAAAGATAATGAACAACGTTTTCAAGTTGTCAGGTGTACTTACATTATCCATTTTGGTTATCATTTTAGGATACATCATTATTAATGGGATTCAGGTATGTAATTTAGAATTCATTTTTGGTGAAGTGGTTGATTCTGGAAAATCTGGTGGAATTTTCCCTATGATCATATCCAGTTTATATGTAACATTTATTGCAATTTTAATAGCTACTCCATTAGGAGTTGGTGCTGCAATATATATGGTTGAATACTCTAAAAATGGATTATTATCAAGATTAATCCGTTTTGGTGCAGAAACATTAGCATCAATTCCATCAATCGTTTATGGATTATTCGGATTATCATTTTTCGTAATATTCCTCGGATTAGGATGGTCTGTTCTCTCAGCAGGATTAGTACTTGCAATTATGGCAATTCCAACAATTTTCCAAGTTGCAGAAGTATCCTTATCTTCAGTCCCAATCCAATATAAAGAAGGAAGTTATGGTTTAGGAGCTACAAAATGGCAAACAATCGCAAGAGTAATTTTACCTGCCGCAATTCCTGGAATAGTTACAGGAGTTATCCTAGCAATCACAAGAGCAATTTCAGAAGCAGCAGCAGTTATGTATGCTGTAGGATCTGCTACATCAATCCCGATTTCAATGTTTGACCCAGGACGTCCTTTACCATTGCACTTGTATGTTTTAGCAACAGAAGGAGTATCCCTTCCTAATGCATATGGTACTGCAACAGTGCTTGTACTTATCGTTTTAGTAATAACATTCCTTACTAACTACTATGTAAACAGATATCAAAAGAAAATGATGGGAAATTAA
- the pstC gene encoding phosphate ABC transporter permease subunit PstC: MSKNKFSEFLIEKGLLITAVFSIFIILVILGFIFIEGLPTFQEVGFFQFLFGLDWAPSDELFGVLPMIVGTLCVTLLSLIIAVPLSILCAIFMAEVADEKVRNFLKPVIQTLSGIPSVVYGFFGLVVLVPFVRTYFGGSGFSILTAGIILAIMILPTIISVSFDALCSVPQVYKEASLGLGATNWQTIKNIIFPAALPGIITAVILGMGRAVGETLAVIMVAGNVSQIPNSIFAPVRTLTSNIALEMSYATGIHYNSLFATAVILFIIIVLLLIIANYIKRKYKLDIGGETL, from the coding sequence ATGAGTAAAAATAAATTTTCAGAATTTTTAATAGAAAAAGGACTGCTAATAACGGCAGTATTTTCTATTTTCATAATATTGGTCATTTTAGGATTTATTTTCATTGAAGGGCTACCAACATTTCAGGAAGTTGGATTTTTCCAATTCTTATTTGGATTGGATTGGGCACCTAGTGATGAATTATTCGGTGTATTGCCAATGATCGTAGGAACATTATGCGTTACCTTACTTTCATTAATTATTGCAGTCCCATTATCAATTTTATGCGCTATATTTATGGCTGAAGTAGCTGATGAAAAAGTTAGAAACTTCTTAAAACCAGTTATTCAAACATTATCTGGAATCCCATCTGTAGTTTACGGGTTTTTCGGACTTGTTGTATTAGTTCCATTTGTAAGAACATACTTCGGAGGTAGTGGTTTTAGTATTTTAACAGCAGGAATTATCCTTGCAATAATGATTCTACCAACTATCATTTCCGTGTCATTTGATGCATTATGTAGTGTTCCACAGGTATATAAAGAAGCATCCCTTGGTTTAGGTGCAACAAACTGGCAAACAATTAAAAATATCATATTTCCAGCAGCATTACCTGGTATCATTACTGCTGTTATTTTAGGTATGGGTAGAGCAGTAGGTGAAACCTTAGCTGTAATCATGGTTGCAGGTAACGTATCCCAAATTCCAAACTCCATATTTGCTCCAGTTAGAACATTAACATCAAACATCGCATTAGAAATGAGCTACGCAACTGGAATTCATTACAATTCATTATTTGCAACTGCTGTAATATTATTCATAATTATAGTATTGTTATTGATCATTGCAAACTACATAAAACGCAAATATAAACTCGACATTGGAGGGGAAACATTATGA
- a CDS encoding phosphate ABC transporter substrate-binding protein, whose amino-acid sequence MKKKNIVIITIILLLIIGITAVSFFGSSTQFNIVGSSSVQPVAEKLVESYKETHPDVRFNVQGGGSSVGIKSVHEGIADIGTSSRELKENEDEGLTQYNIGQEGIVIAVNNQNTVTDLSKEQLKDIFSGKVKNWNQVGGPDGEIHVITREEGSGTLDAFKSIVLGKDTDIRSDAIVQSSTESVKQSVKQDENAIGFVSFAHMSDDVKALSVDKVNPSIETISDGSYELQRPFLFLVKGTPSKDLKDFIDWVNGEEGQKILSEEKIIRPSK is encoded by the coding sequence ATGAAGAAAAAAAATATCGTAATTATAACAATCATATTACTTTTAATTATCGGAATTACTGCTGTTTCATTTTTTGGAAGTTCCACACAATTTAACATAGTAGGATCTTCCTCAGTTCAGCCAGTGGCTGAAAAACTTGTAGAATCTTATAAAGAAACACATCCTGATGTTCGATTTAATGTACAGGGTGGAGGTTCTAGTGTAGGTATTAAAAGTGTCCATGAAGGCATTGCAGATATTGGAACAAGTTCAAGAGAATTAAAAGAAAATGAAGATGAAGGTCTTACTCAATACAATATCGGTCAAGAAGGTATTGTGATTGCAGTAAATAATCAAAATACTGTTACTGATTTGTCAAAAGAACAATTAAAAGACATATTTTCAGGAAAAGTCAAAAACTGGAATCAAGTTGGTGGTCCTGACGGAGAAATTCACGTTATAACTCGTGAAGAAGGATCAGGTACATTAGATGCATTCAAGAGTATCGTGTTAGGAAAAGATACAGACATTAGAAGTGATGCAATTGTACAAAGTTCAACTGAATCCGTAAAACAATCAGTAAAACAGGATGAAAATGCAATTGGTTTTGTATCTTTTGCCCACATGTCAGATGATGTAAAAGCATTGTCCGTTGATAAAGTAAACCCAAGTATAGAAACAATATCAGATGGTTCATATGAATTACAAAGACCATTTTTATTCCTTGTTAAAGGAACACCTTCAAAAGATTTAAAAGACTTTATTGATTGGGTAAACGGAGAAGAAGGTCAAAAGATTTTAAGTGAAGAAAAAATTATAAGACCAAGCAAATAA